The Anomaloglossus baeobatrachus isolate aAnoBae1 chromosome 4, aAnoBae1.hap1, whole genome shotgun sequence genome contains the following window.
AGCTCACTGACCGgttctcagttagctcattctgTAGCCAGCTATAGAGGGCAAACCGTGCAACATTTTTCATGGAACTCGATAATAAAAATTATGTTTAGCTCCactcaagcaaaaaaaaaaaataaaaaaatcaacaaaaagtgGGCTTGTCCTTCCGGGGCCCAAAGCAAAATCTTTAACAGGGCTTCCGCCAACTGTTTGCTCTTATGTGTATCCCAAGCAGATTGTCAtagtgagctcactgacagattctcagttaactcattctgcagccagcaatagacaaagGTTAGAGGAAGTAAATGGTGCAAATTTTAGTCAGACGTTCCTAGCgatctcactgacagattctcagttaactcattctacagccagcaatagacagaggTTAGAGAAAGTAAATGGTGAAACTTTTAGTCACTCTCCTAGCGAGCTCACtggcagattctcagttaactcactcTGCAGCCAGCATTAGACAGGGCTAGAGAAAGTAAATGGTGCAACTTTTAGTCAGCCTCTCCTagcgagctcactgacagattctcagttaactcattctacagccagcaatagacagaggCTAGAGAAAGTAAATGGTGAAACTTTTAGTCAGCCTCTCCTAGTGAGCtcgctgacagattctcagttagctCCTTCTGTAGCCAGCTATAGAAGGGAAACTCTGCAACATTTTTCAGGGAACTCGATAATAAAAATTACTTTTAGCTCCACTcaagcaaaaaaaataataaaaatccacAAAAGGTGGGCTAGTCCTTCTGGGGCCCAAAGCAAAATCTTTAACAGAGCTTTCGCCAAGTGTTTGCTCTTTATGATATCCCAAGCAGATTGTCCTAGCGAGCTCACTGAGAGATTCttggttaactcattctgcagccagcaatagacagggcTAGAGAAAGTAAATGGTGCAACTTTTAGTTAGACTCTCCTagcgagctcactgacagattctcagttagctcactctgcagccagcaatagacagagcAACACAGAGGCTACAGAAAGTAGAAGgtgcaactttattttttttttaatgaaacctgATTGGACAAATTATTTTTAGCCTCAAATACAggccttaaataaaaaaaaatattcttaaaGGTGACAACCAAGAAGTGGTGGTATATTTCTTACTGGACATTTCCATGTATTCTGGACTTTCTTGTTGAAGTAATCTGAAGGTCACATAATTCTTTTATTTTGTCTCCACCTAGTGGTCATAATTGGTACTGTTTTTTCAGAATCCTATCTGTTTTTTCTCTGGCAGTACAAGCGCACACTCACATGAATGACTAATGACTGACATGTAGTTACAGTGATCTCCATGAAATGTCCTATATATAATACAGATGTTTCTCCTGACCAGACACAACAGACTGTTACTCGGAGCGAGGGACCACATATGGAGGATCGTGGGGCACCAGCCAATCCGGTGCCAGCTGCCTGCGATGGGATTCACCTTTGCTAAAGAAAAAGCAGTTTAGCGCCTGGCAAGGTAGTGCCcgcaggctgagactggggagccaCAATTACTGcaggtgcgtatatatatatatatggtgtgttcTGATAAACACTTTACTTTATGGACCCTGTGGCACACTGAGAGTACTTACCTTTAGAGGACgcttcctctcttgtccttgttttCCCCATAAAACAGAAATTCTGGAGTACTGATACTTACAATTCTGTGCTGTTCCGTTCctcagttattcctcctggaaatgtatgaatggCATTACCATTGTCTGAGATATAGCCATCCCTCTCATTTGTCAatagcatatttcacaacttttaCTGATGGCTTTACAATATGTAAAATGTCATTAAGAAAATTGACCTGGTCTATcaaggactggcccacaggagggccggagaatcctctggtgggcccctttccaattaaaaaaaaatgccctCCGCCACCCCTTCTTACTCGATTATTTGACCATGCCCCCTGAATGTGTGATTGGATACAAGAGCTCCACATCGTGGCATTTTTGGAAACAAATGCTTTACAGGAGATTTTTAGTAGTGCTCAAGTGATTTTCTATTTGTCCTGTCTATCacgggactggcccacaggagggtCGGAGAATCCTCCAGGGGGCCCCTTTGAGGCAGTATGTCACTTACCCCCCAAACTACAAGGTATATTATCATATAGAAGCATAGGtacatttgtgaatgtaatatttgcatgtaattGATCAatgggccccagagtcagtgttactggtgggctccTAGTGCCCCAGTCTGACACTGAGGGAGCCCCCCTGATCGTCCGGGTGGTCAATAAGTGCTTTCGTATACAGGCTGACACTGTGAACAGTGATTTTTGGGAACATGCACCATTGACTAGGTTAACCGTAATGCCCCACTGTCAATTTATTCATTCGcttccaggaggaacaacagaggaaccgAACAATAAAGACGTCTAAAGTCATTCTAATGTTTTCTGTACATTGCAGGAATCCGGACAATGATGTCCGTCCTTGGTGTCACGTGATGAGCGGCACCGAAACCTCCTGGGAGTTCTGCGATGTTCCCCGATGCGGTAAGCGATAGCGAATGATCTATAAACCAGGtacgaagggaaaaaaaaaaagggtgtaaaGAGGTTTCTGTTTTCTCATTTCTGACAGCAACTTGTGGAATCCGCCATCCCCAGCTAAATCCTGGCTTTAAAATCGCCGGGGGCAGATCTGCGCACATCACCTCTCACCCATGGACGGCGGCTATTTTTCGTGTCTCCAGGGGCACAGAGTATTTTCGTTGCGGAGGGACACTCATAAATTCCTGCTGGGTGGTGACGGCGGCTCATTGCTTCCATGAAGAGTGAGTACAGGGTTTGTCTGACCATGGATGATGCTGAATGGTTGTCGGCTCCGTCACTGACAGCTTCTCCTTACAGGTCCTCGCCAAATCTGCTGCGGGTAAAACTGGGGCGGACAATGCAGGTTGTGCCAGGAGAAGAGGAGCAAAGCTTCAGAGTGGAGCGATTACACGTACACCCGCAGTTTGATGATTTTACCTTTGACAATGATATTGGTTAGTATGCACGCTCAGAATTTGCCCAATATTTAAAGTGTACCCTTCACTTCCCATACATGTCATTTTATTTCACCCAGTGTAAATGGCGCTGTTCTCTtaaatccggcgttgtttttctctTGTTCCTGCACCTCcctgttcctgagatatgaccaGCTCTTCCCTCTACATGAATGTAGTCCTGTTAGTCAACTGGGTGTGGTCCTCCAGAAGACACCcacaaagaactgagagtcctgcccagttggctaacaagactagatttgcCCCGACTAGAGTactgagtacaatggaagtcaattgggaacGCAAGCATTTCTCTGGAAGATATTGCTTGAGTTACCCATTGACGTCTACTCGGTACATTAGTCACGCCTGTCTCAGCGTCCGACTgttcgttacgagtacagagcacccgagcatggtagtgcccgctcatcactagttacgaggaccaagcactcgagcatggtagtgctcgctcattactagttacgagcacctgagcctggtagtgcccgctcatcactagttacgagtaccgagcacccaagcacggtagtgcccgctcatcactagttatgagtactgagcacctgagcatggtagtgcccgctcatcactagttacgaggaccaagcactcgaacatggtagtgcccgctcatcactagttacgagtacagagcacccgagcatggtagtgcccacacatcactagttatgaggaccaagcactcgagcatggtagtgtccgctcatcactagttacgagtacccgagcacccgagcatggtagtgcccactgatcactagttacgagtactgagcactcgagcatggtagtgctcggttatcactagttacgaggaccaagcactcgagcatggtagtgcccgctcatcactagttacgagcacctgagcatggtagtgcccgctcatcattggttatgcgcatggtagtgcctgctcatcactagttatgagcacccgagcatggtaatgcccactcatcactagttacgagtaccaagcacctgagcatggtaatgcccactcatcactagtaccgagcatggtagtgcccgttcatcactagttacgagtactgagcacctgagcatggtaatacccgctcatcactagtaccgagcatagtagtgcccgctcatcactagttacgagtactgagcacctgagcatgatagtgcccggtcACCACTGGTCATCACATAATGGTGCTAACCCATATCTCCTAAACACATCATTTATGGAGGAAAAGATGGTTGGTTGGACATCGGATGGTAGGCCAGCCTTATTGGTGGGTTTGATCATTTGGGGAACTTAACCCACAATGATACAAAAAAAACAATAGCCCTTTCAGTCCAAATGACTTCACTGCATACTGTGGTAATACATCTATTGTATATTTCATGATGCCTTACAGCTCTTCTAAAGCTCAAGTCTTCTTCTGGATCATGTTCTATGGAGACGGACAGCGCCCGGCCAGCATGTATGCCTGTCAAGGACCAAATGCTGCCAGACTGGACAGAATGTGAAATCTCAGGATTTGGAAAACATGCACATAGTAAGAACATAACAAAAGTCAATACAGAGAAATATAGTGCACAACCTCAGTAGGACTCATAGCGGTCTCGGTCTATATATGGAACATTAAAGGGGATGTGCAAAGATTGATCCAACATATGATAGATAATAAAGTATAAGAAAATATTAGACAAAATAACGTACTATAACAAATAAAATGAAATGATCATATATAAGGCTGTTCTCACAATCCTCAAGATATCAGTCATTGCAGTACCACTTTTCACCACAGTGGGTGGAGATTATTTTGCATAGAGTTCAATGCAATAGCGCCCCCACCCCAAGCTTTAGTATCACATTTGGCTTTTAAAATAATCACACTCTCCACAAACAACCATATTTGGCATAATTTATATTAAGATAACTGTCTGAATATAAATTAACATAATAAATATGGCATTATCTAAAGATTAGAAAATATGACCAGATACCATGTAAGCTGTCAGGGTTCATTGTACTCCACATCTTATATGACCTTTACCAATTCTCCTATATGTTCACACTGTTTCATCTTCCCCCAGATTCTCCATTCATGTCCAAACAGCTTAAAGAAGGTCATGTAAGGCTTTATCCGGACAAGCTTTGTACCCCTGAACAACTATCGGACAGAATGGTGACGGCAAACATGTTGTGCGCAGGCGACACAGTGAACCAGGATGATGCCTGCCAGGTGGCTACTCCATGTGTTTTTTTGAAAAGTTCATATCATACAGCAGTACTTACACTCCAAAACGGAAGAAAATCTCTTAATGCTGCAAAAATTCCTCCCAGTGGCCATATTTCCCTCATACAACATCTATAAAAACCTAAAATATATTTGCTATTGACATATTTAGTTCCTGTGCCTGCATCCAACTGAAAAGGACATTTGGGAGGAGCATTGAGAGCCTTCCTTACAATCCTCTCCAGTTGGATACTGTCATGGTAGTGTATGTCGCAGAACACGACACACTACAACACAAGGGGTACACAAGGAAtattttaacaatggtgggccctagtgctAGCGAGAAGAAAGATGGACacctccacttacctgcaactttaccctgcactcctagccaatccctatacaggctcctcacctgtcgccgagcagctcTGAGTGACcaaacaatagtcctggctagtgagtgagcaggtaaggatcactagtcccaccgctgccctAAAATAACATCCCagggaagaaagacagacagggggaaaaacaCAATGATAGAGCTGCCACTAGTACCAAGGCTGAAACCTACACAGTAACTTTCAGAGAGGGCTCGACCAGTTCCTTCCACCTCTAGGCCAAGTATTCAAATGAGTAagagagaataaccagcaccctctgctgggagcagaaggtacatatagggactgggagtggtccaaactggaaactGTTTGTATAGATGCCTTTTCTGAGCATGCTCCAATCTGGGTAGAGGTCATTGTGCTTAGaaggggagaaggtgagctgtgacatcccctctgttatctactgtatacagaggtgatAGCTGTCACTGTAATCCCATCTCCCACCTGTAGAGAACAGGAAATATAAGTCTAGTATTAGGCCTGGTGAAAATTGTaagatttctgatttttttttatatatataaaaagtgaTATGGAAAATTGAAAAGAGAACATTATCAGAATTTTATAGAATGACAACCTTCTTCTAGAAACAGCGCCACATCTGACCACATCTGGAACTGCAGCTTTGCTTCATTGTTTTAAATGGATCTGAGTTGCGATACCCCGTATATCCTGTGCAATAACATACATAGGAATCACAGGGCTCCAATTGGGCGCCCTTCCACATGTCCCTAAAAAACAATATTGGGGGAGTAGGTGGGGTCCTACATTCCAACTATTAAAATTAGGGAGAGAGACACTTTTTGTGGCAGCTACACAGTACAATACTGAAGACTATTTTCATCTACTACTATACCCCTTTCAtggcctatatacagtataatgccctaaGGAATGCCCCCAATTCTGCAAGTTATCCCTACATTGAATCCTTCCCACACACAATTGCACCCTACAATCCCTCCACATGCAAGGTATGAG
Protein-coding sequences here:
- the PLAT gene encoding tissue-type plasminogen activator, coding for MEKVQTSLPGPRAMTILLIFILGQLVSSTTDVLHHREKRGTRTYKSLCMERPSGRLYMAGDTWLRPAGQRVEFCRCQEGKRRCHSVPFMDCSETKCYNGGQCLQALYSPNYLCKCLSGFTGEHCEIDNLASCYEGSGTSYRGNHSRTHSGQVCVNWNSQGLNQKPYNAQHRDAQQLGLGNHNHCRNPDGDRNPWCYIFKNGKYSWDYCSVPACPANTTDCYSERGTTYGGSWGTSQSGASCLRWDSPLLKKKQFSAWQGSARRLRLGSHNYCRNPDNDVRPWCHVMSGTETSWEFCDVPRCATCGIRHPQLNPGFKIAGGRSAHITSHPWTAAIFRVSRGTEYFRCGGTLINSCWVVTAAHCFHEESSPNLLRVKLGRTMQVVPGEEEQSFRVERLHVHPQFDDFTFDNDIALLKLKSSSGSCSMETDSARPACMPVKDQMLPDWTECEISGFGKHAHNSPFMSKQLKEGHVRLYPDKLCTPEQLSDRMVTANMLCAGDTVNQDDACQGDSGGPLVCPVNGRMHLFGVISWGEECGIKNKPGVYTRVTRYIDWIQQKTGIHLN